GGACAACGTTCTCGCGGCGGTGTCGGAGGCCACCGAAGCGGGCGCGGACGCCGTTGCCGCTTACATTTCCGTGTTTCGCGCCGTTCTCTTCACCAAGGGACGTATGTGCATGGGCGGAGCGCTCGGTGCCGAGACGGGAGGCCTGCCGCCCGAGGTCGCCCAAGCCGCCCGCGACTTCTTCCGCCGCGTGACCGGCGACCTGTCCGAACGACTCGGCGGACCCGACTCGCAGGCACAGGCCGTGCAGATATTCGCCACCCTCGAAGGTGCGATGATCCTTGCGCGCGCCCTCGGCGACACCGACGCGTTCGACAAGGCCACCGCGGCCCTGGCCTGACCTACCCCGCCGCGTGCGCCCCGTGCGGAGAAAGCGCGTGAAAGCCCGTCGACGTGTGGCGGCGAGATCACAGAACCACGAAAGCGCAAGCGCGGATTAGTAATTCGGCGCGGTCAGTTAGCCAAAACGATCCCTGAACGCCATCGCAGCAGTTGACCGCATTGATCAGCATCGGCGATCAAAGCGATCCAGGATTGGCCCTTTTTCCGGCCGTGCGGCGCGGCGCAGGCTGTAGGCAAGTCACGACCGCGAAACAAGGCGAGAGGATCACCGGGACCATCATGACCGACTTCAGCACGCGCTATCACACCGCGTCCATCGACGGGCTCGAGGTTTTCTACCGCGAGGCGGGAAACCGTGCTAACCCAACTCTGCTTCTGCTGCACGGCTTTCCGTCAAGCTCGCACATGTTCCGAAACCTCATCGACTCATTGTCTGACGCCTACCATCTCGTAGCCCCCGACCACATCGGGTTCGGACGCTCCTCGATGCCGTCGGTGAACCAGTTCACCTACAGTTTCGACCGACTTACCGAGATCACCGAAAAGCTGATCGACCACCTCGGTCTGCAGCGCTTCGGCATCTACATTCATGACTACGGCGCCCCGATCGGGTTGCGCATCGCAAGCGCACGACCGGAACGGATCATCGCGATCATCACGCAAAGCGGAAACGCCTACATGGAGGGGTTCACGCCGTTCTGGGACCGGTTGTTCGCTCACGCCAAAGATCGTGCGGCCAACGAGGACTCGGTGCGCGAGTACTTCACGCTCAAGACCACGATGTGGCAATACACCCACGGGGTGGCCGCCGACAGACTCGACCGCATCGCTCCGGAGACTTGGCTGCTCGATCAAGCCGGCCTCGATCGCAAGGGCAACGACGCCATCCAGCTGCAACTGTTTTGGGATTACCAGTTCAACCTCGGCGGCTACCCGAAATTCCAGGAGTACTTCCGCACCCATCAGCCGCCACTGTTGGTCACGTGGGGCAAAAACGATGAAATCTTCGGCGCCCCAGGCGCTGAGGCGTATCGGCGCGACCTACCCAACGGTGAATTCCATTTACTTGACGCCGGCCACTTCGCGCTGGAAACACACGGAGAAGAGATCAGCGGCTACATCCGGGACTTCCTCGCCCGACTCTGATCGGCATGTCCGCTGCTCGAGGGCGGACCAGCAGGTCGCCGCCTTTCCGACCACACACTGCGCGGCGCCGAGCAGTGTGTGGTCGGGTCGAGCCTGGCGGCTGTCACATCGAAGGCGCTATCGCGGCTGGGTTATTCTGCGCGGCAACGGGTTACAGGCCCGTGATGGC
The DNA window shown above is from Mycobacterium sp. Aquia_216 and carries:
- a CDS encoding TetR/AcrR family transcriptional regulator; protein product: MSATAERLMDLAESHLSDAGYNGYSFRDLAVEAGIKSSSVHHHFPTKAALTVAVMHRYTDNVLAAVSEATEAGADAVAAYISVFRAVLFTKGRMCMGGALGAETGGLPPEVAQAARDFFRRVTGDLSERLGGPDSQAQAVQIFATLEGAMILARALGDTDAFDKATAALA
- a CDS encoding alpha/beta fold hydrolase, yielding MTDFSTRYHTASIDGLEVFYREAGNRANPTLLLLHGFPSSSHMFRNLIDSLSDAYHLVAPDHIGFGRSSMPSVNQFTYSFDRLTEITEKLIDHLGLQRFGIYIHDYGAPIGLRIASARPERIIAIITQSGNAYMEGFTPFWDRLFAHAKDRAANEDSVREYFTLKTTMWQYTHGVAADRLDRIAPETWLLDQAGLDRKGNDAIQLQLFWDYQFNLGGYPKFQEYFRTHQPPLLVTWGKNDEIFGAPGAEAYRRDLPNGEFHLLDAGHFALETHGEEISGYIRDFLARL